TATAAAAGTTAATAGTAAAAGAGATATTATGTTTCATTCAAAAGTTATTGGGGACTTAAATAGAAATTGCTAGCCTATTCTCCAATTACCTATAAAGTAAAAAGTCTTTAAGTAACACAAGGTAAGAATTTAAGCCTACAATACCACAATAAAACTAGGAACACTGAACCACTGAAGACACCCACACTTCTGTGACTAAACAAATACAATTATGCATTATAATTATGGAACTTTTGTTCCATATTCTATCAATATTTAAGGGAGTTTTAGGACTCTCTTTTTTATTTTATAACTAATGTGATTTATATTTCATCTAATGTAGGTAGTCCAAAGCCCTCTTTGTTTTTAAACTCTATCTCTAATCCTAGGTTATCTAGTATTAGATCGAGGGTTTTAACTGAAATACTTACAACTAGACCCCGTTCTAATCTGCCTAAAGTTACTCTACTTATTCCAGACTTATCCGCTAACTCTTGTTGGGTTAAACCGTTATCTACCCTAAGGGTTTTAATATTTTTACCAATTTCGAATAATTTCATCTGGCATCTCCTTAATAGTCTCTAAAGTGAGTGATGTTTTAAATGAGTCGATCATTCTGTATCCTATAGTTTCAAAAGTTGGATTGTTTTTTATATATTCTTCGATCTCGGTGACAGTCTCTTTTAATATATGTAAGCAATTGTTGTAGATCTTATCTGCATCATTTTTTGTTAAATAACAACTCTGCATTGCAAATTTTATTAAATCTTTTTTACCAGACCATAGTTTATTTCCAAATAGTGTTAAGGCTGGTCTATCTTTAAATATATACGCTGTTGTATTAACAATATCATAAGCTGGTGCAAGTTCAATTACTGTAAAATCGGTGTTATAAACAATTCCAAAGTTCTTTAGGTGTGCATCACCATTTTTAAGTAGATAGTTCATAACTATAATTTTAAATAGATCCCTCATAGAACTGTTTTTATTAGTTGTTACACTATATACAACCTTTGCCACCTGCTCGTAACTACCTGAATATTTTCCATCACTATTTTTACCTAATAATCCAAGGATCTCCTCAAAACCTAAAAAAGTATTATTCTCAAAGTCGTAGTTAAAACGCTCAACAAGTAAAAAGTTTTTATTATAGGATAGTATTATGTTTGGAATTTTTACACCTGTTTTCTCTACGGCTTTTAGACAAAAGTACTCATTTTCTGCTAAGTTTGGAAACTCCTCTCCCCAGGTTTTTACAATATACTCTTTTGTTGTAAAACTTGTTTTATTGTTTAATAGGGCTAATGTTTTAGGCTGAACACCAGATATGGCATTTAGCTTTAAAAAAGTGTTTAAAAGCATGGAAAATGTATCTTTTGTATCATTATGTATTACATCTTCTATATCTATCCCATTTATCTCTGATCTATTTAAACTACTTATATAACCAATTCTACCATCAATATTAGGGCCTAAGTATGTTAGTACTAAAAAGTCATTTATATAGCCATGCTCTTTACTAAGTCTATTTTTGAATAATTCATATAAAAAGCCCTCTGGCATATTCATTTCAAAAATTGGGTGTAATCTATTTTTCCTAAAATAAGTGTTTTTTCTATAAGGCATAATTAGGGATATAGGAGCTATATTACTAGTATAGTTAAAGCCATATGTGCTATCTAAACTATTAAAAAATAGTTCACCAACTTTTTCTTTATTAACCGTTATATCTATATTTTTAGATTCATCCATAAGTAAATGTATCATATAGGTATCATTTGTTTCAATATATTATTAAATGTAAACTATAGTTATCTAAATTAATGTTAGCAGGGATTAAGGAAGTTTTATATTTTTATGATAATAGTGTTGTAGTTAAACTACCGGTAAAAAGATCGACTTATACTAAACCAGATTAGAGGGGTATTTTGCCTCTCTTTTTTTTTATCCATTTAAAATGTATAATTATTTTATGAGCATATATGAGCAGGTTGTTTCGAATATTACTAATTATGTAAAAAATGATAGTAGAATTATCTCTGTTTATCTTTTAGGTAGTTATGCTAAAGGAACATTTACAAGTAAAAGTGATATTGATATTGGTATTATATTCCATAATGAACACCTAATTACTAGTTTAGATATATCTTCAATAGCAACAGATCTTACTTACGAAATAGGTATAACAGTAGATGTAGGAGTTATATCATCAAAAAACTTAGTCTATGCTTCAGAAGTTATATATACAGGGAAACTACTATATTGTAGCAATAAAGATTTAGATAATTTAAAAAAAGCAAATTTACTAGGAATGTATCATAGGTTTAACGATGACAGAAAGGAGATTTTAAATGCCTATAGAACTTGATAATGTTGTTTATAATAAAGCATCTATTATAGAAAGATCATTAAACCGTGTTAGGGAAGAGTATTTAAAAGACACTGAACTTAAAAATTATACATTTATTGATGCTATGGTATTAAATATTGAAAGAGCTTGTCAGGCAGCAATTGACTTGTCAAATCATATTGTTGCTAAAATGCATTTAGGGATCCCCCAAAACAGTGCTGATTCATTTAAACTATTAAGTAAAAACAGTATTATAACTGAAGTTATTGCAAAAGAGATGGTAGGTATGACAGGCTTTAGAAATATTGCAATACATGAGTATCAAGAGCTTAATATGTCAATTTTAAAAATAGTAGCTGAAACTAAATATAAATCTCTTATAGATTTCTGCAGCCAATTAGGTATTAAAATTATTGTTGGATAAATTTAGTTACAGACTCCTTTCTTTAATCTTTTAGGTTATGTTACCCTCTCTTTTTTTTTGTCCATTTAAAGTGTATAATTATTTTATGAAAAAGCTGCCAATTGGGATACAGACATTTAGAAAGATAAGGGAAGATAACTTTTACTACGTTGATAAAACCAGGTTTATTAAAGAGCTGGTGGATAATGGTGGAGGATATTACTTTTTATCTCGACCTCGTCGATTTGGTAAAAGCCTTTTTTTAGATACTATTGCATCTGCTTTTAAGGGAGAGAAGGAACTTTTTAAAGGTTTGTTTCTTTATGATAATTGGGATTGGGAAAATCCTGATCTATCTGGAGTACCGGTAATTAAAATTAGTTTTGGATCGGGTGTTAATAGATCGGTAGATGAGTTACAACAATCTTTTTCTTATGTGCTCAATAATATTAGTGGTGAATACAGTATTGAATCAGAGTATTCTGACCTAAAAAACAAATTTTCTGACTTAATTAAAAAAATATACGAGAAGTATAATAAACAAGTTGTTGTTCTTGTTGATGAGTATGATAAACCAATATTAGATTCTATAACAAATAAAGAGTTAGCAACAGAGCTTAGAGAGGAGTTAAAAAACTACTACTCTGTAATTAAGGATTGTGATAGGTATATAAAGCTATGTTTTATAACTGGCGTTAGTAAATTCTCTAAAGCAACGTGCACACGTCTGGGTTTCAGTGGGTTAAACAACTTAAATGATATCACGATAAGACCTGATTATGGTGATATTTGTGGATACACAGAGAATGAGCTATACGCTGTTTTTAAAGATAGAATAAAGGATTTTGATAAAGAGCAAGTAAAGTTATGGTATAATGGATACTCTTTTACTGGTGAATCAGTTTATAATCCATTTGATATACTTCTTTTGTTTGATAATAAAGAGTTTAGAAACTACTGGTTCGAGACAGGAACACCTACATTTTTAATTAAATTACTAGAAAAAAATAGCTATTTTATACCAGAAATTGAGTGTAAAGTTGCAACTGAGAGATTAATAGGAAACTTCGATATTGATGATATTAATGTTGAGACTTTGCTGTTCCAAACAGGATATTTAACAATTAAAAATAAGATGCACAAAGGCAATAGAATTGTTTATACCTTGGACTATCCTAATATTGAGGTAAAAATGAGTCTAACCGATTCTATTTTATCCTATCTATCTAATAATAATATTGAGAATCAACAGAATAACCTTTACGACTCTCTATTAGATGGTAAAGTGGATATGCTTGAACCTGTTTTTCATAGTTTCTTTGCTTCCATACCAAATGACTGGTATAGAAAAAACTCTATGGGTAACTACGAGGGCTACTATGCATCAATTTTTTACTGCTATTTTACAGCTTTAGGTTTAGATGTAATTGCAGAAGATGTTACTAATTTGGGAAGAATCGATTTAACAGTTAAAATTGAAAATATTATATATATTATCGAGTTTAAAGTAGTAGAGATTGTCACAGATGGTAACCCGGCAATAGAGCAGATTAAAAACCGTAAGTATTACGAGAAGTATACTTCATCCTGTGCTGATATCTACCTACTTGGGGTAGAGTTTAGTAAAACCGATAGAAACATAACCCGGTACCAGTGGGAGAAATTGTAATGAAGAAACAGAATGCAATATTATTGGCAAGGTTAAATAAACTTGGTAGTCAGTTAAGTGCTTTAATTGAGTATAAAAATGAGATAGATAAAATATTGTTAGTTAAAAATATTTTTGATATTGAAGTTTTTCAAACACTAAACATAATGGAAAAAGCATTATTAGATGCATACCTAAAAAGGTTTAGTTCTATTCAGGATTTTTTAGGAGCAAAAATTTTTCCATTACTATTAGAAGTTTCAGGTATTGGAACCAGTAAAATGAGTGAAGTTTTAAATTATATTGCTAAAGAAGAAATTATAGATTCATTAGAAAACTGGATTGAAATGAGAGAAACAAGAAATGATTTGGAACACGACTATCCTGATAATATTGAATCAGCTTTAAATGATCTAAAAAAATGCCTTGATTTGTTTTCTTCATTAAAAAACTACACTGATAATTCAATTAGTTTTGCTAAAGGATATTTAGAATGAGATTATCTCCTCGGTTACAAAAACTTTTTGTTAGCACAAGTAGAAATCTGTTTGGTGAATCAAATATCTACCTCTTTGGAAGCCGTACTGATGATAGTAAAAAAGGTGGCGATTTTGATATTGCAATAGAGTATCCTGAATCGGCTGATGAATTTAAGAAATTAAAAATAAAATTTATTACATCAATTATACAACAGGGGTATGATATTAAAATTGACCTTGTTCAGCTTGATTCTTCTAATAGTTTAATAAACTCCGAAATTAGAGAAACTGGTATTTTGTTATAACGAAGATATGTATGGTAAATTTAGTAGATAATATTAAAACTCTTGGTTTAAAAGATAATTAAAGGGTATAATTAACCTATGAAAAAGCTACCAATTGGAATACAAACATTTAGTAAAATTAGAGAAGATGATTTTTACTATGTGGATAAAACACCATTTATAAATAAACTTACCAATACAGGTGGGGGGTATTACTTCTTATCTAGGCCAAGACGTTTTGGTAAGAGTCTGTTTTTAGATACAATTGAGTCAGCTTTTAAGTGTGAAAAAGAGTTGTTTAATGGGCTTTTTTTATATGATAACTGGGATTGGAATAGTCCTCACCCAGTAATTAAAATAAGCTTTGGTTCTGGTGTTTCCAAATCTGTTGTTGATCTTAAAAGAATATTTAGTTATAGTCTGGATCAAATTGAAGAGTATTACAGCATTGATGAAGTGTATACAGATTTAAGGGATAGATTTTCTAATCTAATTAAAAAGTTGTCTGTAAAATATAACTCCCAAGTTATTGTTCTTATCGATGAATACGATAAACCTATTTTAGATAATATTACTGATTCAAAGCTTGCAATAGAACTAAGGGACGAATTAAAAAACTACTACTCTGTAATTAAAGATTCTGACAGATTTATTAAACTCTGCTTTATAACAGGCGTAAGTAAATTCTCCAAGGTTAATCTTTTTAGTGGGTTAAACAATTTAAATGATATAACCATAAGAGCGGATTATGGAGATATTTGTGGGTATACCCAGAGTGAGTTAGATTGTGTTTTTAAAGATAGAATCTGCGATTTTGACTCTACTATGGTTAAGAGTTGGTACAACGGTTATAGCTTTACTGGGGAGTCTGTATATAATCCCTTTGATATTTTATTACTATTTGATAATAAAGAGTTTAAAAATTACTGGTTTGAAACAGGAACACCTAGATTTTTAATAGATTTAATAGAAAAAAATGATTATTTTATTCCAAATATTGAAAATATAGAGTTATCAAGTAATTTAATTGGGGATTTCGATGTTGATAAAATTAATCTTGAAACTTTACTTTTTCAAACTGGATACCTTACAATTGATAAAGTAAATAAATTAGGTAACAATATTTTATACGCTCTAAAGTATCCAAATATTGAAGTTAAAATGAGTTTAACAGAGTATATCTTGGACTCATTAGTTCAAAAAAATATACCAAAAACTAAAAATAATATCGCTCTATATAGAGCAATGCAAAATGGAGAATTAGATAAGCTTGAATCAGTTTTTCACTCATTTTTTGCTTCTATTCCAAACGATTGGTATAGAAAAAACAGTATGGGAAACTACGAGGGCTATTATGCATCAATATTCTATTGTTACTTTACTGCCCTAGGGTTAGATGTTGTAGCAGAGGATGTTACAAATGTAGGAAGGATAGATCTAACTGTAAAAATTGAAGATAAAATCTATATAATGGAGTTTAAAGTCGTTGAGATTGTAACAGATGGGAACCCAGCAATAGAGCAGATAAAAAGCCGTAAATACTACGAAAAATATATAGGTTCTGGAAGTGATATTTATATCCTTGGTGTCGAGTTTAGTAAAACCGACAGGAATATAACCCGGTACCAGTGGGAGAAAAAATAACAGAGTAAACAAGATGTTACTGGTTTAGTTGATATCTCTATAGCTTTAAATGAGCTATCGGAGCTAGGGGGTGTAAATTTTGATAATATGAAAAAGATGGAGAGTGAAGTTAATAGGTTTAAAACAAACTAAATTGTGGAATAGGTGAGTAGGTTAATTCCAACCCTTTTTATATGCTGTTTTAGGTTTTCATTCTCAATATTACAGTATAATGATAGGTCTATTTTATATGGTAACATTAAATCCTCTAGGTTTTCTTCTATTTTGTATAGAGTTTTAATGCTGATATCCTTCCCTGTTATTGTTAAGTCTATATCCGATCCATTTTTGTAACTACCCTTAGCTCTAGAGCCGTATAGAACGACACTATCTATATTTTTATATTTTTTAAATACAGTAATTATTTGATCTAATGTTTGTTGTTTTAATCGTAACCGTCAAATCTATAGGCAGTAACAACTGATATTTAAATATTTAATATTTTAAAAAGGGAATAGCTCTCTAAGAAGGTAACATAATTTTATTAACTTCTATTGGATCACATTTCCATGGAGCTAATTCTTCTAATGAGGAGCCTTCTGGTAATAATGGAGCCTTATCATATAACCATTTTAAATATGCGTATGGATTTAAATCATTTAATTTTGCCGTTTCAATTAAAGAGTAGAAAAAACATAATGCATCCGCACCTTCAGGACTACCCGAAAATAAAAAATTTTTACGACCCATAACAAGTGGTTTTACCACTCTCTCCGCAGCGTTATTATCTGGAGTAAGCTCTGCACAATCAAGGTAATTTATCATTTTATCCCATTGGCCTAATGTATATTTTACAGCTTTCCCCAATTTACTTTCTGGTCTAATATTTATAGCCTTTTTATCAAGCCAGTCTTTTAGGTTATCAAGTAATGGTGTCGCTAACTTCTTTCTTTCTGCTACAAATTCTTCCGGTTTGAGGTT
Above is a genomic segment from Thiospirochaeta perfilievii containing:
- the mntA gene encoding type VII toxin-antitoxin system MntA family adenylyltransferase antitoxin; its protein translation is MSIYEQVVSNITNYVKNDSRIISVYLLGSYAKGTFTSKSDIDIGIIFHNEHLITSLDISSIATDLTYEIGITVDVGVISSKNLVYASEVIYTGKLLYCSNKDLDNLKKANLLGMYHRFNDDRKEILNAYRT
- the hepT gene encoding type VII toxin-antitoxin system HepT family RNase toxin — its product is MPIELDNVVYNKASIIERSLNRVREEYLKDTELKNYTFIDAMVLNIERACQAAIDLSNHIVAKMHLGIPQNSADSFKLLSKNSIITEVIAKEMVGMTGFRNIAIHEYQELNMSILKIVAETKYKSLIDFCSQLGIKIIVG
- a CDS encoding type II toxin-antitoxin system HipA family toxin codes for the protein MIHLLMDESKNIDITVNKEKVGELFFNSLDSTYGFNYTSNIAPISLIMPYRKNTYFRKNRLHPIFEMNMPEGFLYELFKNRLSKEHGYINDFLVLTYLGPNIDGRIGYISSLNRSEINGIDIEDVIHNDTKDTFSMLLNTFLKLNAISGVQPKTLALLNNKTSFTTKEYIVKTWGEEFPNLAENEYFCLKAVEKTGVKIPNIILSYNKNFLLVERFNYDFENNTFLGFEEILGLLGKNSDGKYSGSYEQVAKVVYSVTTNKNSSMRDLFKIIVMNYLLKNGDAHLKNFGIVYNTDFTVIELAPAYDIVNTTAYIFKDRPALTLFGNKLWSGKKDLIKFAMQSCYLTKNDADKIYNNCLHILKETVTEIEEYIKNNPTFETIGYRMIDSFKTSLTLETIKEMPDEIIRNW
- a CDS encoding ATP-binding protein — translated: MKKLPIGIQTFRKIREDNFYYVDKTRFIKELVDNGGGYYFLSRPRRFGKSLFLDTIASAFKGEKELFKGLFLYDNWDWENPDLSGVPVIKISFGSGVNRSVDELQQSFSYVLNNISGEYSIESEYSDLKNKFSDLIKKIYEKYNKQVVVLVDEYDKPILDSITNKELATELREELKNYYSVIKDCDRYIKLCFITGVSKFSKATCTRLGFSGLNNLNDITIRPDYGDICGYTENELYAVFKDRIKDFDKEQVKLWYNGYSFTGESVYNPFDILLLFDNKEFRNYWFETGTPTFLIKLLEKNSYFIPEIECKVATERLIGNFDIDDINVETLLFQTGYLTIKNKMHKGNRIVYTLDYPNIEVKMSLTDSILSYLSNNNIENQQNNLYDSLLDGKVDMLEPVFHSFFASIPNDWYRKNSMGNYEGYYASIFYCYFTALGLDVIAEDVTNLGRIDLTVKIENIIYIIEFKVVEIVTDGNPAIEQIKNRKYYEKYTSSCADIYLLGVEFSKTDRNITRYQWEKL
- a CDS encoding nucleotidyltransferase domain-containing protein, with the protein product MITVFKKYKNIDSVVLYGSRAKGSYKNGSDIDLTITGKDISIKTLYKIEENLEDLMLPYKIDLSLYCNIENENLKQHIKRVGINLLTYSTI
- a CDS encoding nucleotidyltransferase family protein: MRLSPRLQKLFVSTSRNLFGESNIYLFGSRTDDSKKGGDFDIAIEYPESADEFKKLKIKFITSIIQQGYDIKIDLVQLDSSNSLINSEIRETGILL
- a CDS encoding ATP-binding protein; translated protein: MKKLPIGIQTFSKIREDDFYYVDKTPFINKLTNTGGGYYFLSRPRRFGKSLFLDTIESAFKCEKELFNGLFLYDNWDWNSPHPVIKISFGSGVSKSVVDLKRIFSYSLDQIEEYYSIDEVYTDLRDRFSNLIKKLSVKYNSQVIVLIDEYDKPILDNITDSKLAIELRDELKNYYSVIKDSDRFIKLCFITGVSKFSKVNLFSGLNNLNDITIRADYGDICGYTQSELDCVFKDRICDFDSTMVKSWYNGYSFTGESVYNPFDILLLFDNKEFKNYWFETGTPRFLIDLIEKNDYFIPNIENIELSSNLIGDFDVDKINLETLLFQTGYLTIDKVNKLGNNILYALKYPNIEVKMSLTEYILDSLVQKNIPKTKNNIALYRAMQNGELDKLESVFHSFFASIPNDWYRKNSMGNYEGYYASIFYCYFTALGLDVVAEDVTNVGRIDLTVKIEDKIYIMEFKVVEIVTDGNPAIEQIKSRKYYEKYIGSGSDIYILGVEFSKTDRNITRYQWEKK
- a CDS encoding helix-turn-helix domain-containing protein; this translates as MKLFEIGKNIKTLRVDNGLTQQELADKSGISRVTLGRLERGLVVSISVKTLDLILDNLGLEIEFKNKEGFGLPTLDEI